One window of the Candidatus Rhabdochlamydia sp. T3358 genome contains the following:
- a CDS encoding DUF2608 domain-containing protein translates to MKILFFFITLFICSSISAKIIEIKHFNESIPYLTKDTLLILDIDDTLLVPKQMLGSDMWFEDRIKQQKGSEAFEKTLNEWEGIRHFTQMQVVEPGMQKTIEDLQKKEHIIIGLSTQSLTLSKVTFKQLINNHIDLRITAPQESHYFQNENKGVLYINGILFTSGTSKGKALFQLLEKTKQRFKRIVFMNDKASHLMDIEQEAEKNHVEFIGLRYGYSDFRKKSFDSRIANTQLNRSGFTQILSDEEAKVLLQKKP, encoded by the coding sequence ATGAAAATTCTCTTCTTTTTTATTACCTTATTTATTTGCAGCTCGATTAGCGCTAAAATTATCGAAATAAAACATTTTAATGAAAGTATTCCCTATTTAACAAAAGACACACTTTTGATTTTAGATATTGATGATACACTGCTTGTCCCTAAACAAATGCTTGGATCTGACATGTGGTTTGAAGACAGAATCAAACAACAAAAAGGATCAGAAGCTTTTGAAAAAACTTTAAATGAATGGGAAGGAATAAGACATTTTACACAGATGCAAGTAGTAGAACCAGGCATGCAAAAAACCATTGAAGATCTACAAAAAAAAGAACACATAATTATCGGTCTTTCTACACAGTCCCTAACCTTATCTAAAGTAACCTTTAAGCAGCTTATAAATAACCACATAGACTTAAGAATAACAGCTCCTCAAGAAAGTCATTATTTTCAAAATGAAAATAAGGGTGTTCTCTATATAAACGGAATTCTTTTCACATCAGGCACCTCCAAAGGTAAAGCTCTTTTTCAACTACTTGAAAAAACAAAACAAAGATTTAAGCGTATCGTTTTTATGAATGACAAAGCCTCTCATCTTATGGATATAGAACAGGAAGCAGAGAAAAATCATGTAGAGTTCATTGGACTGCGTTATGGCTATTCTGATTTTCGCAAAAAATCTTTTGATTCAAGAATAGCTAATACCCAATTGAACCGATCAGGCTTTACACAAATTTTGTCTGATGAAGAGGCAAAAGTTCTTTTACAAAAAAAACCCTGA
- a CDS encoding ring-cleaving dioxygenase, whose translation MMNTLVTGIHHITSLASDAQKNVDFYAGILGLRLVKKTINFDVLEIYHLYYGNEEGSPGTIMTFFPYPGIPQGRKGKGQLTVTSFSIPEHSIDYWTKRLDKFHIPYEKPEQRFSETVIYFEDLDGLGLELVANQLDNRSSFTYGNIPSQFAIKGFYGITLVEECYEKTANLLVNQVDHKFIAETENRFRYSASDKPGDFVDILCSPEALKGLSGYGTVHHVAFATETDITQLAARERLLEFGLDVTPVLNREYFLSIYFREPGGVLFEIATVSPGFSVDEPFEHLGETLKLPPWEEPNRASIEQVLPPIKLNLKKYVD comes from the coding sequence ATGATGAATACTTTGGTTACAGGAATCCATCATATTACTTCTTTAGCATCGGATGCACAAAAAAATGTAGATTTTTATGCAGGTATTTTAGGCTTGCGGTTGGTGAAAAAGACGATTAACTTTGATGTTCTTGAAATCTATCACTTATATTATGGCAATGAGGAAGGCTCTCCTGGCACCATAATGACCTTCTTTCCCTATCCTGGCATACCACAGGGTCGAAAAGGTAAAGGGCAATTAACCGTTACTTCTTTCTCTATTCCTGAACATTCGATTGATTATTGGACTAAGCGATTGGATAAGTTTCATATTCCCTATGAAAAGCCTGAGCAGCGTTTTAGTGAAACCGTGATCTATTTTGAAGATCTAGATGGTTTAGGGTTAGAGCTTGTAGCTAATCAACTGGATAACAGATCAAGTTTTACTTATGGAAATATTCCTTCTCAATTTGCCATTAAAGGATTCTATGGAATAACGCTTGTCGAAGAGTGCTATGAGAAAACAGCAAATTTATTAGTCAATCAGGTGGATCATAAGTTCATTGCTGAAACAGAGAATCGGTTTCGCTATTCTGCTAGCGATAAGCCTGGTGATTTTGTGGATATTCTTTGTAGTCCAGAAGCATTAAAGGGATTGAGTGGATATGGTACGGTTCATCATGTAGCTTTTGCTACAGAAACCGATATCACACAATTAGCAGCACGTGAGAGGCTATTGGAATTTGGTCTTGATGTGACCCCTGTTTTAAATAGAGAGTATTTCCTCTCTATTTATTTTAGAGAACCGGGGGGAGTCTTGTTTGAAATTGCTACTGTTTCTCCTGGATTTTCAGTCGATGAACCATTCGAGCATTTAGGAGAAACTCTTAAATTACCACCTTGGGAAGAACCAAACAGAGCAAGTATAGAACAGGTATTACCCCCTATTAAACTTAACCTTAAGAAATATGTGGATTGA
- a CDS encoding PD-(D/E)XK nuclease family transposase: MAFFRYLDPKNDIAFKKIFGSEKNKDILIHFLNDILGSFKKNPIVDKAILEYKVDEGIAIGIEKGKIELAKRLLQNKVGMDVIALSADLSKEQIEELQKCILDGTTAVNF, encoded by the coding sequence ATAGCATTTTTCAGATATTTAGATCCAAAAAACGATATCGCTTTTAAGAAGATCTTTGGTTCAGAAAAAAATAAAGATATTCTGATCCATTTTTTAAATGACATCCTGGGTTCCTTTAAAAAAAACCCTATTGTAGATAAGGCTATTCTGGAATACAAAGTCGATGAAGGGATAGCTATAGGTATTGAAAAAGGTAAAATAGAACTAGCAAAACGTCTATTACAAAATAAAGTGGGAATGGATGTGATTGCTCTATCAGCTGATTTATCTAAAGAGCAAATAGAAGAGCTGCAAAAATGTATCTTGGATGGAACTACTGCGGTCAACTTCTAA
- a CDS encoding YjbH domain-containing protein translates to MNFSLKMCCAVFLVSASWIFAEQNSFCLEKFEQNFLLHDLEFIEEIKISDRLPFIYNYSTLGGYFHTPSARMDTTGTLAANITATPSFQMYGIGFQFFDRIQVSVNYHIYKEKKKHNTDRIANIKLGLITEKDGFTYLPSLAVGIDDFIGIGGVSSPYIVMSKQFLPLNVECSLGWGRKRLQGIFAGISWSPFRKSEKGFLKSLSFIAEYDSSRGKINTGLVFSAGDYFQFSLASLRGKEVVVSGCLQFPLGVNQKTKPQDPCLYVSPINTEPLGCIRNEQDFSQEIAYALKQQGLDLYRASLRFNAFGDKQLCLKIINTRYREESEVRERIQCVLAALTPSDIKSILLVVEEGGVNCQAYCFDRELLRCWYHNQISDFAYNALVPLQEVPECKNSYEEAIIFQRHKPIGTLVIRPRMLTFFGTNNGKFKYNIGAIVSPEGYIKDQLYYKIQLGYSIASSMQKIRQHQKNPSYLPIVRSDTLSYLRPNRLSLEEAYLQKTWNLGCGWFFRTATGYFEIAYAGIAAECLFYPVNSNWAIGLECAATYKRKYQGIAFTNHVKQLKKTGYVEIPFTGMQYFLDIYYDCKPLHVDLQMSVGRFLAKDRGVRIELGRYFPSGLRFSLWMTITNGHDRVNGRIYYDKGFCFVLPLDLFFPRSSRNYLGFSMSAYLRDVGARAKTGTSLYDTLYRARYNY, encoded by the coding sequence GTGAATTTTTCACTTAAGATGTGTTGTGCTGTTTTTCTTGTTAGCGCTTCTTGGATTTTTGCAGAACAAAATTCTTTTTGCCTAGAAAAATTTGAACAGAACTTTCTTCTTCATGATCTAGAGTTCATAGAAGAAATTAAGATATCTGATAGGCTCCCTTTTATTTATAACTATTCGACATTGGGAGGGTATTTCCATACACCTTCTGCGCGTATGGATACAACAGGTACTTTAGCTGCGAATATAACGGCTACCCCCTCTTTTCAAATGTACGGTATCGGATTTCAGTTTTTTGATCGGATTCAGGTATCAGTTAATTATCATATTTACAAAGAAAAGAAAAAGCACAACACAGATAGAATAGCAAATATTAAATTAGGATTGATTACTGAAAAAGACGGTTTTACGTATCTTCCATCTCTTGCTGTGGGCATAGATGATTTTATCGGAATAGGGGGCGTTAGTTCTCCCTATATTGTGATGAGCAAGCAGTTTCTTCCTCTAAATGTAGAATGTTCCTTGGGGTGGGGTAGAAAAAGATTACAAGGAATATTTGCGGGTATATCTTGGAGTCCATTTAGAAAAAGTGAAAAGGGATTTTTGAAAAGTCTCTCATTTATCGCTGAATATGACTCTAGTAGAGGAAAAATAAATACAGGGCTTGTTTTTTCAGCAGGTGATTATTTTCAATTTTCCCTTGCAAGTCTAAGGGGAAAAGAAGTAGTTGTATCTGGTTGTCTGCAGTTTCCTTTAGGAGTGAATCAAAAAACAAAGCCACAAGATCCTTGTTTATATGTATCACCTATCAATACAGAGCCTTTAGGATGTATTCGTAATGAGCAAGATTTTTCTCAGGAAATTGCTTATGCACTAAAACAGCAAGGTCTGGATTTATATAGAGCATCTCTTCGATTCAATGCTTTTGGTGACAAGCAGTTGTGTTTAAAGATAATCAATACACGTTACCGAGAAGAATCTGAGGTTAGAGAGCGAATTCAATGTGTTTTGGCCGCTTTGACCCCTTCTGATATAAAAAGCATTCTATTAGTTGTAGAAGAAGGTGGGGTGAACTGCCAAGCGTATTGTTTTGATAGGGAACTTCTGCGGTGTTGGTATCACAATCAAATAAGCGATTTTGCATATAATGCACTCGTTCCCCTACAAGAAGTGCCAGAGTGTAAGAATTCTTATGAAGAAGCCATCATTTTTCAAAGGCATAAGCCGATTGGAACATTGGTAATACGTCCTCGTATGCTTACCTTTTTTGGTACTAACAACGGCAAATTTAAGTACAACATAGGTGCGATTGTTTCGCCTGAGGGCTATATTAAAGATCAGCTCTACTATAAAATCCAACTGGGTTATTCGATTGCATCTAGTATGCAAAAAATCAGGCAACATCAGAAAAATCCTTCGTATTTACCCATTGTGCGCTCAGATACGCTATCCTATTTGCGTCCTAATCGACTTTCTTTAGAAGAAGCTTATCTGCAGAAAACCTGGAATCTGGGATGTGGATGGTTTTTTCGCACAGCAACTGGTTATTTTGAAATCGCTTATGCAGGAATTGCAGCAGAGTGTTTGTTTTATCCGGTGAATAGTAACTGGGCAATCGGCTTAGAATGCGCTGCAACTTATAAACGTAAGTACCAAGGCATTGCCTTTACCAACCATGTAAAACAACTAAAAAAAACAGGATATGTCGAAATCCCTTTTACGGGGATGCAATATTTCCTGGATATTTATTATGACTGCAAGCCCTTACATGTAGATCTGCAAATGAGTGTAGGGCGATTTTTAGCCAAAGACAGAGGAGTTCGCATAGAGTTAGGTCGTTATTTCCCCAGTGGATTGCGTTTCTCCCTCTGGATGACCATAACAAATGGTCATGATCGAGTAAACGGAAGAATTTATTACGATAAAGGCTTTTGTTTTGTCTTACCGCTTGATCTTTTTTTTCCCCGTAGTTCTCGTAACTATCTTGGATTTTCCATGTCTGCCTACCTTCGAGATGTAGGAGCTAGAGCAAAAACAGGGACATCTCTTTATGACACTTTGTATCGCGCGCGCTATAACTATTAG
- a CDS encoding DUF2227 family putative metal-binding protein — MANYRTHTGFNLFFMLPTLVGFGYYFFQPSEKALIVFTATFTYATLFMNPDLDLVHKVKLFSLRGFITLPFRGYSKIFKHRGISHSFLLGSFTRIIWLSFVLFLVCFSFSFSDYLFSFYKNFKTYFIYALIGICLADWSHLLLDAKKTRKIK; from the coding sequence ATGGCAAACTATAGAACTCATACCGGATTCAATCTTTTTTTCATGTTACCTACTTTAGTAGGTTTTGGTTATTACTTCTTCCAGCCTTCAGAAAAAGCTCTGATTGTTTTTACTGCAACCTTTACCTATGCTACTTTATTTATGAATCCAGATTTAGATCTTGTTCACAAAGTAAAACTATTTTCTCTGCGTGGATTTATCACATTGCCTTTTCGTGGTTACTCCAAAATATTTAAACATAGAGGAATTTCCCATTCTTTTTTATTAGGCTCTTTTACTCGTATTATTTGGCTTAGTTTTGTTCTATTTCTAGTTTGCTTCAGCTTTTCCTTTTCAGATTATCTCTTTTCTTTTTACAAAAATTTTAAAACATATTTCATCTATGCTTTAATAGGGATTTGCTTAGCCGATTGGAGTCATCTACTTTTAGATGCAAAAAAAACAAGAAAAATAAAATAA